CGCCTACCGCCTGCTGGTCGGCGACCAGGGCGCGCGGCTGCGCCAGATCGCCTCGGGGGGCAGCCAGAGCCACCAGCTCGCGCGGGCCATCGAATGGCTGAAGAACAACTTCGCGCAGCCACTGCGCATCGACGACCTCGCGCGGCAGGCCAGCATGAGCGCCTCGACCTTTCACCACCACTTCCGGTCGATGACCGCGCTCAGCCCCCTGCAATACCAGAAGGAACTGCGCCTGCGAGAGGCCAGGCGGCTGATGCTCACCGAGCACCGGGACGCGGCGACCGCGGCGTACGAGGTCGGCTACGAGAGCCCATCGCAGTTCAGCCGTGAGTACAGCCGGCTCTTCGGGGCGCCGCCGCTGCGGGACATCACGAGCCTGCGGCAGGCGTCATCCGGGGTCGAAGCGTAGGGGCCGGGCAGGGCGCTGGAGGTCGATCTCGCACTTCAGGGCAACCTCTGGGCCCTGGCGCGGGCAATGGTGGAGGAGACGGGAGTCGAACCCGTGTCCCGAAACCTTCGGCCACGACGTCTACAGGCTTGTTCGGTGTTTTTCATCTCGCCCTGATCTCACCCCGCCGACAGGGTAGCGACCAAGGCCAGCCCGATTTGATCTCGCCTACAGCCCCCCGGGCGAGGTGCTTTCAGCCAGCCTGACTAGTCGACGCCCTGGATCTCCCCGTCAGGCGGGGAAGGCAGGACGCTCGCGGGTATTAAGCCGCGAGAGCGTAATCGGTGTTGGCGATTACTTATTTTCCCCAGTTTTTTAACGAGGTTCCGAGGAAACCTCGGCCTGCTGCCATGACCTCAACTGTCCCGGTCGAAACCGTTTCTCCCCCGATCGAGCATGAGGCCCAACACCCTTATTAGGATACGCGCCTGCGCGAAACGATGCAACGGTTCGGCATTGTCCTCGTCAGCTGGTTCAGGTATTCTTGAGTACGGTGATCGGGAAGCGTGAGATGAGAAGAGCGCTTGGCGTGTTTTCCTTCGTCGTCGCCGTCGCGGTCTCTGCCCCCCTCGCCCACGGCGCGTCCGAGCCGCGGCTGGTCGCGAGCGGTTGCTCGGTGAGCAACGTCGGCTACCTCGCGGATCTCGCCGCCGACTACGAGAAGCTCACGGGCGTGCGCATGTTCGTCCGGGGCGGCGGCAGCGTCATCGGTCTGGAGGACCTGGCGTCCGGCAGGGCCGACCTGGCTGCCTCCTGCCGCGGCAGGATCGCCGCGGATCCGCTCGACGTGGAGTTCATCCAGGTGGCGTGGGACGCCCTCGTCTTCCTCGTGCATCCGTCGAACCCGATCGACTCGATTTCGTTCGCGGACGCGGCCGGCGTCTTCGGCGGCACCCTCCGGGACTGGCGGCGCCTCGGCGGCCCGGCGGGACCGATCCAGGTCTTCCTGCAAAGGCCCACGACGGGACTGAGCGGCGTCGAGTCCTCGATCCGCGCGCTCGTCCTCAAGGGAGCTCCGCCCTCCCGCGGCTCGTCCGTCGCCGAGCTGGCCTCGACGGGGATCGTCGAGCAGCTCATCGAGAAGACGCCGGCTGGATTCGGCGCCTCGGGCTATTCCAGCGCGCGCCGCCGCGCCGTGAAGATGCTCGCCCTCGACGGCGTCAGGCCGACCCGGACGGCGATCATCGACCGTTCCTACCCCCTGCGCCGGCCGCTCTACCTGATCGTCAAGACGCCGCCGAGGGCGGAGGTCAAGGCGTTCGTGAACTTTGCCCTGAGCGCGCGGGGCCAGCAGCTGATCGACTCTTACGGCGTGATCCCGCTGCGGACGCTGAGGTGAGAGTCCCCCTTCGCCGGCGGTTCTCGCTCTTCCTCGTCCTCTCCATCGCGAGCATCACCCTCGCCAGCACGCTACTCTTTGCCGCGTTCTTCCGCGCGGCCGCCGAGAAGGAGATCGTCGCCCGCGGGGTGGCGCTCTGCCAGTCGCTGGCACGGGCCGCCGCCGCCGGCCTGGCCGCCGAGGACCTCGATCTGCTGGCCAAGGCGGCGGACATCGTGCGCGGCGGCGACGTGGCGTTCGTCCAGGTCTTCTCCGCCATCTGGAGCCCGATCGACGCCTATCCGTTCGAGCAACTGCGGCAGCTCCCGGCCGCCGAGGCCGTGGAACACTTCCGCGGGGGGGACACCGAGCCGCTGCGCCTCGCCGGGTCCGAACGATTCGACTTCTACGTCCCGATCCGGTTCAGCATCCCCCAGGCGCCGGAGACGACCATCGGCTATGCGCGGCTGGCGCTCTCGGCAGCCCCGCTGCGTTCCTCGCTGCGATCGGTCGTGCTCTCGAGCGTGCTCATCGGGCTGGTCCTGGGCCTGCTCTTCCTGGTGGCCGCCCAGGTCGTGATCGGCAGAACGGTCGTCGGCCCGATCCTCAACCTGCACGCCGCCGCGGCCCGCTTCCGCAGCGGTCATCCCCCGGAGGCCGTCCCCGCTGTCGCGGATGACGAGATCGCCGACCTGACGCAGGAGTTCCACGCGATGAGCCTGGCGCTGCGCGAACGCGAGCTGCGCCTCTCGGAAGAGAAGGAACGCCTCGCCGTCACGCTGCGGAGCATCGGCGACGGGGTCATCGTCGCGGACGTCGACGGGCTCGTGACCCTCGTGAACCGGGTCGCGGAGGAGCTGACGGGGTGGAGCTCCGCGGAGGCCGTGGGCAGGCGGTTCTGCGAGGTCTTCGCGATCCAGCACGAGCAGACCCGCGAGCCGTGCGCGAACGTCGTGGCGCGGGTCCTGGCGGACGGGGTTGCGGTTTCGCTCCCCGGCCGCACGGTGCTCGTGCGCCGGGACGGCACGGATATCCTCATCGAGGACGCCGCAGCGCCGATCCGCGACCGCGAGAGCGAGATCATCGGCGTCGTTCTGGTCTTTCGGGACGTGACGGAGAAACGGCGCCTCGAGGACGAGCTGCTCAAGGCCGAGAAGCTGCGCGCTCTGGGGGTGCTCGCAGGCGGCATCGCCCACGACTTCAACAACCTGTTGACCGGCATCCTCGGCAACGTCAGCCTGGCCCGGGCGAGGCTCGGCCCGGGAGATTCCGCCCGCGACCACCTGGAGCGGGCCGAGGCGGCCGCCGGGCGCGCCGCGGAACTCACCGGACAGCTGCTGACGTTCTCGAAGGGCGGCGCTCCGGTGCGGCGCGCCGCGGACATCGTCGCGATCCTCAAGGAATCGGCGCGCTTCTGGCTCTCGGGCAGCAGCGTCAGGACCGAGTTCTCCGTCGAGGGCGCGACCTGGCCGGTCGAGGTCGACGCGGGCCAGATGAGCCAGGTCTTCAACAACCTGGTCATCAACGCCGTTCAGGCCATGCCAGGGGGCGGAAGGATCTCCTTCGTCGTGCGCAACGCCGCGCCTGCGGCAGAGGCCGCCGGTCTTCCGGCGGGCGACTACGTCGTCGTCGAAGTCCGCGACGAGGGCGGGGGGATTGCGGAGGAGAACCGCGGCAGGATCTTCGATCCATACTTCACCACCAAGCCGGACGGCGCCGGACTCGGGCTGACCTCGGCATACTCGATCGTGAAGAGACACGGCGGCGGCATCGAGGTCGAATCGACGCCCGGGAAGGGGACGACCTTCCGGGTCTGGCTGCCGGCCTCGCGCGCCGCCGGGACGCTGCCGGCGGCGCCGCGCGGGGAGCAGGCGCCGCACGTCGGGCACGGCGCCGTGCTCGTGATGGACGACGAGCAGGTCGTGCGCGCCGTTGCGGTCGAGATGCTGCGGTCGCTCGGCTACGACGCCGCCGCCGCCGAGAACGGGCAGGAGGCGCTGGCGCTCTACCGGCAGGCGCTGGAGCAGGGGCGCCCGTTCCGGGCGGTCATCATGGACCTCACCGTCCCCGGGGGGATGGGGGGCAAGGAAGCGGTGACCCGGCTGCTCGCGCTCGACCCCGGTGCGCGCGTCATCGTGTCGAGCGGCTATTCCAACGATCCGGTCATGGCGGAGTACCGGGCCCACGGCTTCCGGGGCGTGATCGTCAAGCCCTATGG
This portion of the bacterium genome encodes:
- a CDS encoding substrate-binding domain-containing protein, producing the protein MRRALGVFSFVVAVAVSAPLAHGASEPRLVASGCSVSNVGYLADLAADYEKLTGVRMFVRGGGSVIGLEDLASGRADLAASCRGRIAADPLDVEFIQVAWDALVFLVHPSNPIDSISFADAAGVFGGTLRDWRRLGGPAGPIQVFLQRPTTGLSGVESSIRALVLKGAPPSRGSSVAELASTGIVEQLIEKTPAGFGASGYSSARRRAVKMLALDGVRPTRTAIIDRSYPLRRPLYLIVKTPPRAEVKAFVNFALSARGQQLIDSYGVIPLRTLR
- a CDS encoding ATP-binding protein, with protein sequence MRVPLRRRFSLFLVLSIASITLASTLLFAAFFRAAAEKEIVARGVALCQSLARAAAAGLAAEDLDLLAKAADIVRGGDVAFVQVFSAIWSPIDAYPFEQLRQLPAAEAVEHFRGGDTEPLRLAGSERFDFYVPIRFSIPQAPETTIGYARLALSAAPLRSSLRSVVLSSVLIGLVLGLLFLVAAQVVIGRTVVGPILNLHAAAARFRSGHPPEAVPAVADDEIADLTQEFHAMSLALRERELRLSEEKERLAVTLRSIGDGVIVADVDGLVTLVNRVAEELTGWSSAEAVGRRFCEVFAIQHEQTREPCANVVARVLADGVAVSLPGRTVLVRRDGTDILIEDAAAPIRDRESEIIGVVLVFRDVTEKRRLEDELLKAEKLRALGVLAGGIAHDFNNLLTGILGNVSLARARLGPGDSARDHLERAEAAAGRAAELTGQLLTFSKGGAPVRRAADIVAILKESARFWLSGSSVRTEFSVEGATWPVEVDAGQMSQVFNNLVINAVQAMPGGGRISFVVRNAAPAAEAAGLPAGDYVVVEVRDEGGGIAEENRGRIFDPYFTTKPDGAGLGLTSAYSIVKRHGGGIEVESTPGKGTTFRVWLPASRAAGTLPAAPRGEQAPHVGHGAVLVMDDEQVVRAVAVEMLRSLGYDAAAAENGQEALALYRQALEQGRPFRAVIMDLTVPGGMGGKEAVTRLLALDPGARVIVSSGYSNDPVMAEYRAHGFRGVIVKPYGTRAFAETLREVLGGA